A single window of Mycolicibacterium aurum DNA harbors:
- a CDS encoding thiolase domain-containing protein: MAGQTGKKLAAVLGTGQTKYVAKRKDVSMNGLVREAIDRALADAGVTMADIDAVVVGKAPDFFEGVMMPELFMADATGATNKPLIRVHTAGSVGGSTAIVAASLVQSGKYRRVLTMAWEKQSESNAMWALSIPVPFTKPVGAGAGGYFAPHVRAYIRRSGAPNHIGAMVAVKDRLNGARNPLAHLHQPDITLEKVMESPMLWDPIRYDETCPSSDGAAAMVIGDEASADARVAEGHPVAWIHATALRTEPLAYSGRDQVNPQASRDAAAALWKAAGITSPIDEIDVAEVYVPFSWYEPMWLESLGFAPEGEGWKLTEAGETAMDGRIPFNPSGGVLSSNPIGASGMIRFAESAIQVMGKGGEHQVEGARKALGHAYGGGAQYYSMWVVGADKPAKQSS, encoded by the coding sequence ATGGCTGGCCAAACGGGTAAGAAGCTCGCCGCTGTTCTCGGCACCGGCCAGACGAAGTACGTCGCCAAGCGCAAGGACGTGTCGATGAACGGCCTTGTCCGCGAAGCCATCGACCGCGCACTGGCCGACGCCGGCGTCACCATGGCCGACATCGACGCTGTCGTCGTCGGCAAGGCGCCGGACTTCTTCGAGGGCGTCATGATGCCCGAGTTGTTCATGGCCGACGCGACCGGCGCGACGAACAAGCCGCTGATCCGCGTGCACACCGCGGGCTCCGTGGGCGGCTCGACCGCGATCGTGGCCGCGAGCCTGGTGCAGTCGGGCAAGTACCGCCGGGTTCTGACGATGGCTTGGGAGAAGCAGTCCGAGTCCAACGCCATGTGGGCGCTGAGCATTCCGGTGCCGTTCACCAAGCCGGTGGGTGCAGGCGCGGGCGGCTACTTCGCCCCGCACGTGCGTGCGTACATCCGGCGTTCGGGTGCGCCCAACCACATCGGCGCGATGGTCGCGGTGAAGGACCGGCTCAACGGCGCGAGGAACCCGCTGGCCCATCTGCATCAGCCCGACATCACGCTGGAGAAGGTGATGGAGTCCCCCATGCTGTGGGATCCCATTCGCTACGACGAGACCTGCCCGTCCTCCGACGGCGCCGCGGCGATGGTCATCGGTGACGAGGCCAGTGCCGACGCCCGTGTCGCCGAGGGACATCCGGTGGCGTGGATACACGCCACCGCGCTGCGCACCGAGCCGCTGGCCTATTCCGGACGCGATCAGGTCAATCCGCAGGCCAGCCGCGACGCCGCCGCCGCGCTGTGGAAGGCGGCAGGCATCACGAGTCCCATCGACGAGATCGACGTCGCCGAGGTCTACGTCCCGTTCTCCTGGTACGAGCCGATGTGGCTGGAAAGCCTGGGCTTCGCGCCCGAGGGTGAAGGCTGGAAACTGACCGAGGCCGGCGAGACCGCCATGGACGGTCGCATCCCGTTCAATCCCTCCGGTGGCGTGCTGTCGTCCAACCCGATCGGCGCCTCCGGCATGATCCGCTTCGCCGAATCCGCGATCCAGGTCATGGGCAAGGGCGGCGAGCATCAGGTCGAGGGCGCGCGCAAGGCGCTCGGTCACGCGTATGGCGGTGGCGCACAGTACTACTCGATGTGGGTGGTCGGGGCGGACAAGCCGGCCAAACAGTCCTCGTGA
- a CDS encoding TIGR03619 family F420-dependent LLM class oxidoreductase, giving the protein MQYTCSVAMGPVDQLVDIAKTAEEVGFDNIALPDSLFYMEKQAADYPYTPDGSRMWDEDTPWVDPLIAAGAMGAVTSTLRFYTNVMKLGSRNPLLLARQVGSVANLTNNRFGFGVGIGWAPEEFEWCGVPYAKRGKRVDEMIEVIKLVLAGGMVEFHGDFYDFERLQMSPAPSVPVPFYVGGHTDVALRRAARVGDGWTSAMMTCDQLAETIGKLKALLAENGRADDPYEYQAVCIDKFGVDGHRELAAAGVTDNIVIPWVFDGLGFDAPIEQKKDSMKRFADTYIHSGWQDG; this is encoded by the coding sequence ATGCAGTACACCTGCAGCGTGGCGATGGGGCCCGTCGACCAGCTGGTGGACATCGCCAAGACCGCGGAGGAAGTCGGCTTCGACAACATCGCGCTGCCCGACTCCCTGTTCTACATGGAGAAGCAGGCGGCGGACTATCCGTACACGCCCGACGGCTCTCGGATGTGGGACGAGGACACGCCGTGGGTGGACCCGCTGATCGCCGCGGGGGCGATGGGTGCGGTGACGTCGACGCTGCGGTTCTACACCAACGTGATGAAACTCGGCTCCCGCAACCCACTACTGCTGGCCCGTCAGGTCGGCTCGGTTGCCAACCTGACGAACAACCGGTTCGGTTTCGGCGTCGGGATCGGTTGGGCGCCGGAAGAATTCGAGTGGTGCGGCGTTCCCTATGCCAAGCGCGGCAAGCGGGTCGACGAGATGATCGAGGTGATCAAGCTCGTCCTTGCCGGTGGCATGGTGGAGTTCCACGGCGATTTCTACGATTTCGAGCGGCTGCAGATGAGCCCGGCACCGAGTGTGCCCGTGCCGTTCTACGTCGGTGGCCACACCGACGTCGCACTCCGGCGTGCCGCCCGGGTGGGCGACGGCTGGACCAGCGCGATGATGACCTGTGATCAGCTGGCGGAGACCATCGGGAAGCTCAAGGCGCTGCTCGCCGAGAACGGCCGTGCCGACGACCCGTACGAGTACCAGGCGGTGTGCATCGACAAGTTCGGGGTGGACGGCCACCGCGAGCTCGCGGCGGCCGGTGTCACCGACAACATCGTGATCCCGTGGGTCTTCGACGGCCTCGGCTTCGATGCGCCGATCGAGCAGAAGAAGGACTCGATGAAGCGGTTCGCGGACACCTACATCCACTCCGGGTGGCAGGACGGTTAG
- a CDS encoding TetR-like C-terminal domain-containing protein, producing the protein MVDREHSARRGRPRSEAARSAVLTAAAELALAGGPAAATVDAIAKRAEVSRTTIYKWWPSAPAIVLEGLLDSVRDSITRPPGSTSVEALTHHVTALFGILADPAVGPLLRNVIAASASDPAIERALLDQWIVPRRAAVADTLRDAVARGELPVDVDVDVAVDALVAPPYYRLMFGMPTLDGAAVDRLVQTVWQGCR; encoded by the coding sequence GTGGTCGACCGTGAACATTCGGCACGCCGCGGCCGTCCCCGCAGTGAGGCGGCACGCAGTGCCGTCCTGACAGCCGCCGCCGAGCTGGCTCTTGCCGGCGGTCCCGCGGCGGCGACGGTCGACGCCATCGCCAAGCGAGCCGAAGTCAGCCGCACGACGATCTACAAGTGGTGGCCCTCGGCACCCGCGATCGTGCTGGAGGGCCTGCTCGATTCGGTGCGTGACTCGATCACCCGTCCGCCCGGCAGCACGTCGGTCGAGGCGCTCACCCACCACGTCACCGCGCTTTTCGGAATTCTCGCCGATCCGGCCGTCGGGCCGTTGCTGCGCAACGTGATTGCCGCGTCGGCGTCCGATCCTGCCATCGAACGAGCGCTACTCGACCAGTGGATCGTTCCGCGCCGGGCCGCGGTCGCCGACACCCTGCGCGATGCGGTCGCCCGTGGTGAACTACCGGTCGACGTCGACGTCGACGTCGCTGTCGACGCCTTGGTGGCACCGCCGTACTACCGGCTCATGTTCGGTATGCCGACGCTGGACGGCGCCGCGGTCGACCGGCTGGTGCAGACGGTCTGGCAGGGGTGCCGCTAA
- a CDS encoding MFS transporter — protein sequence MTVVAPAQASGIVAGTGTRRWFAVACATFAIAWGGNEFTPLLVMYRSHDGFSALTVDLLLFAYVLGIVPALLIGGALSDRFGRRPLMLPAPVLAAVGSLILAMGANSAAALGIGRVFSGLALGLAMAVGGSWIKDLSSPPWGDGGAGARRAAMSLTAGFGLGAGIAGTLAQWGPAPTVLPYAINVAMSLAAAVLLRTAPETRDRTESGRPWWTDLAVPAAAHRRFLLMVVPIAPWVFGAGASAYAVLPALMSDHVGAAPIAFSALMCVVTLGVGFTVQPLCRKLVTGGRAGVILALGLVGAGMGLAAWAAMVLTVWAALVAAAVLGAGYGTALLVGLQEIQRIAGPDDLAGLTAVFYSLTYLGFAVPAVLAFLAPAVSYPAMFGFGALAAAACLIVAAVGANRVAAIS from the coding sequence GTGACGGTAGTCGCCCCGGCGCAGGCAAGCGGCATCGTCGCGGGTACCGGGACGCGGCGCTGGTTCGCTGTCGCCTGCGCCACCTTCGCGATCGCGTGGGGCGGCAACGAGTTCACGCCGCTGCTGGTGATGTACCGCAGCCACGACGGATTCTCCGCATTGACGGTCGACCTGCTGCTCTTCGCCTACGTCCTCGGCATCGTGCCTGCCCTGCTGATCGGTGGGGCGCTGTCGGACCGATTCGGGCGCCGTCCCCTCATGCTTCCCGCGCCGGTGCTCGCTGCCGTCGGCTCGCTGATCCTGGCGATGGGTGCGAACTCCGCCGCCGCGCTCGGCATCGGCCGGGTGTTCAGCGGGCTCGCACTCGGCCTCGCGATGGCGGTGGGCGGCAGTTGGATCAAAGACCTCTCCAGCCCGCCGTGGGGCGACGGGGGTGCCGGCGCCCGCCGCGCCGCGATGAGCCTGACCGCGGGCTTCGGTCTGGGTGCCGGCATCGCCGGCACGCTCGCCCAGTGGGGTCCTGCCCCGACAGTGCTGCCGTACGCGATCAACGTCGCGATGTCGCTGGCCGCTGCGGTGCTGCTCCGCACGGCACCCGAGACCCGCGACCGCACGGAGTCCGGACGCCCGTGGTGGACCGATCTCGCCGTCCCCGCCGCCGCCCATCGCCGCTTCCTGCTCATGGTCGTGCCCATCGCGCCGTGGGTGTTCGGGGCCGGAGCATCGGCGTACGCGGTGCTTCCGGCGCTGATGTCCGACCATGTCGGTGCGGCTCCCATCGCGTTCTCCGCGCTGATGTGCGTTGTCACCCTCGGGGTCGGGTTCACCGTCCAGCCGCTGTGCCGGAAGCTCGTCACCGGCGGCCGTGCCGGAGTGATCCTCGCGCTGGGGTTGGTAGGGGCCGGCATGGGGCTCGCTGCGTGGGCGGCCATGGTCCTGACGGTCTGGGCCGCACTGGTCGCGGCGGCCGTGTTGGGCGCCGGGTACGGAACGGCCCTGCTGGTCGGGCTGCAGGAGATTCAGCGCATCGCCGGCCCCGACGACCTGGCGGGTCTGACCGCGGTGTTCTACAGCCTGACCTATCTGGGCTTCGCGGTGCCCGCGGTGCTGGCATTCCTGGCACCCGCCGTCAGCTATCCGGCGATGTTCGGGTTCGGGGCGCTCGCCGCGGCGGCGTGTCTGATCGTCGCGGCGGTGGGGGCGAATCGGGTAGCCGCAATAAGCTGA
- a CDS encoding Rieske 2Fe-2S domain-containing protein translates to MSAESAAGTANIREIDTGDLPDRFARGWHCLGPVKDYLDGEPHGIEIFGTMLVVFADSKGELNVLDGYCRHMGGNLAQGTVKGDEVACPFHDWRWGGDGKCKLVPYAKRTPRLARTRAWHTDVRGGLLFVWHDHEGNPPQEEVRIPEIAEWASGEWTDWKWNSMLIEGSNCREIIDNVTDMAHFFYIHFGLPTYFKNVFEGHIASQYLHNVGRPDVNDMGTAYGDASLDSEASYFGPSFMINWLHNTYGDFKAESILINCHYPVTQDSFMLQWGVIVEKPKGLDDKTTEKLATAFTDGVSKGFLQDVEIWKHKTRIDNPLLVEEDGAVYQMRRWYQQFYVDVADVTAEMTDRFEMEVDTTIANQKWSVEVEENLKAREAEKAEQSAT, encoded by the coding sequence GTGAGCGCGGAATCAGCTGCGGGAACCGCGAACATTCGCGAGATCGACACCGGCGATCTACCAGACCGGTTCGCCAGGGGCTGGCACTGCCTCGGCCCGGTGAAGGACTACCTGGACGGCGAGCCGCACGGAATCGAGATCTTCGGCACCATGCTGGTGGTCTTCGCCGATTCGAAGGGCGAACTGAACGTCCTCGACGGCTACTGCCGGCACATGGGCGGTAATCTCGCCCAGGGCACGGTCAAGGGCGACGAGGTCGCCTGCCCGTTCCACGACTGGCGCTGGGGTGGCGACGGCAAGTGCAAGCTGGTGCCGTACGCCAAGCGCACCCCGCGGCTGGCGCGCACCAGGGCGTGGCACACCGACGTCCGCGGCGGGCTGCTGTTCGTGTGGCACGACCACGAGGGCAACCCACCCCAGGAGGAAGTGCGCATTCCCGAGATCGCGGAATGGGCCAGCGGCGAATGGACCGACTGGAAGTGGAACTCGATGCTCATCGAGGGCAGCAACTGCCGCGAGATCATCGACAACGTCACCGACATGGCGCACTTCTTCTACATCCACTTCGGCCTGCCGACGTACTTCAAGAACGTCTTCGAGGGCCACATCGCCAGCCAGTACCTGCACAATGTGGGCCGTCCGGACGTCAACGACATGGGCACGGCATACGGCGACGCCTCCCTCGATTCGGAGGCCAGCTACTTCGGCCCCTCGTTCATGATCAACTGGCTGCACAACACGTACGGCGACTTCAAAGCCGAGTCGATCCTCATCAACTGCCACTACCCGGTGACCCAGGACTCGTTCATGCTGCAGTGGGGAGTCATCGTCGAGAAGCCCAAGGGTCTCGATGACAAGACCACCGAGAAGCTCGCCACCGCGTTCACCGACGGTGTGAGCAAGGGCTTCCTGCAGGATGTCGAGATCTGGAAGCACAAGACCCGCATCGACAACCCGCTGCTGGTCGAGGAAGACGGCGCGGTTTATCAGATGCGCCGCTGGTATCAACAGTTCTATGTCGACGTGGCCGACGTGACGGCAGAGATGACCGACCGCTTCGAAATGGAGGTCGACACCACGATCGCCAACCAGAAGTGGTCTGTCGAGGTGGAAGAGAACCTCAAGGCGCGGGAAGCCGAGAAGGCAGAACAGTCCGCGACATGA
- a CDS encoding sulfotransferase family protein, with product MSSSARTNVGTVEDLHASAVKACGLDDFGSDDDNYREALAVLLESFQRDADLTELGSKMQRFFVRNALVARLVSEAAFKQYPQHADVPIERPIFVTGLPRTGTTAVHRLLAADPRHQGLELWLAEFPQPRPPRETWSQNPVFQQLDAQFTKAHAENPDYTGLHFMTADEVEECWQLLRQSLHSVSYETLAHVPTYSQWLSRQDWTKSYQRHRKNLQLIGLNDPEKRWVLKNPSHLFALDALFAAYPDALVVQCHRPAETIMASMCSLAQHTTAGWSNVFDGAVIGADSMETWSRGLELFNAERAKHDPAQFYDLDYFALIKDPVGAVADIYRAFGIDFTDAARETMTNTHEESKKGPRAPKHTYSLADYGLTDEQVKERFRGL from the coding sequence ATGAGCTCGAGCGCCCGCACCAACGTGGGCACCGTCGAGGATCTGCACGCCTCGGCGGTGAAGGCCTGCGGGCTGGACGATTTCGGTTCCGATGACGACAACTATCGCGAGGCGCTCGCCGTTTTGCTCGAGTCGTTCCAGCGCGACGCGGATCTGACCGAGCTCGGCAGCAAGATGCAGCGATTCTTCGTCCGCAACGCGCTGGTGGCCCGTCTGGTCTCGGAGGCGGCATTCAAGCAGTACCCGCAACACGCGGACGTCCCGATCGAGCGGCCGATCTTCGTCACCGGCCTACCTCGCACCGGTACCACCGCCGTGCACCGGTTGCTGGCCGCCGACCCGCGTCACCAAGGCCTGGAGCTGTGGCTGGCCGAGTTCCCGCAGCCCCGGCCGCCGCGGGAAACCTGGTCGCAGAACCCGGTTTTTCAGCAGCTCGACGCGCAGTTCACCAAGGCGCACGCGGAGAACCCGGACTACACCGGCCTGCACTTCATGACGGCCGACGAGGTCGAGGAATGCTGGCAGCTGCTGCGCCAGTCGCTGCATTCGGTGTCCTACGAGACGCTGGCGCACGTGCCCACGTACTCGCAGTGGCTGTCGCGTCAGGACTGGACCAAGTCCTATCAGCGGCACCGCAAGAATCTGCAACTCATCGGGCTGAACGACCCCGAGAAGCGCTGGGTGCTCAAGAATCCCAGTCACCTGTTCGCACTCGATGCGCTGTTCGCGGCGTATCCGGACGCCTTGGTGGTGCAGTGCCACCGGCCGGCGGAGACGATCATGGCGTCGATGTGCTCGCTGGCTCAGCACACCACAGCGGGCTGGTCCAACGTGTTCGACGGCGCCGTCATCGGCGCCGACTCGATGGAGACGTGGTCGCGCGGTCTGGAGTTGTTCAACGCCGAACGCGCCAAACATGATCCGGCGCAGTTCTACGACCTGGACTACTTCGCGCTCATCAAGGACCCGGTCGGCGCCGTCGCCGACATCTACCGTGCGTTCGGTATCGACTTCACCGATGCCGCGCGCGAGACGATGACGAACACCCACGAAGAGAGCAAGAAGGGGCCTCGGGCCCCCAAGCACACGTATTCTCTGGCGGATTACGGTCTGACCGACGAGCAGGTCAAGGAGCGGTTCAGGGGGCTCTGA
- a CDS encoding SDR family oxidoreductase, with amino-acid sequence MTGSGGLLEGKVVVISGVGPALGTTLARRCAEAGADLVLAARTVERLDDVAKQITDLGRRAVSVGTDITDDAQVSNLVEESLKAYGKVDVLINNAFRVPSMKPFANTTFEHMRDAIELTVFGALRMVQAFTPALAEANGSVVNVNSMVVRHSQAKYGAYKMAKSALLAMSQTLATELGEQGIRVNSVLPGYIWGGTLESYFTHQAGKYGTTVDEIYKATAAASDLKRLPTEDEVASAILFMASDLSSGITGQTLDVNCGEHKA; translated from the coding sequence ATGACGGGTTCCGGAGGACTTCTCGAAGGCAAGGTCGTGGTGATCAGCGGCGTGGGACCGGCCCTGGGTACCACGCTTGCGCGCCGATGCGCCGAGGCGGGCGCGGACCTCGTGCTGGCCGCGCGCACTGTCGAGCGCCTCGACGACGTCGCCAAGCAGATCACCGATCTCGGTCGGCGCGCAGTGTCGGTCGGCACGGACATCACCGACGACGCGCAGGTGAGCAATCTCGTCGAGGAGTCGCTCAAGGCCTACGGCAAGGTCGATGTACTGATCAACAACGCATTTCGCGTGCCGTCGATGAAGCCCTTCGCCAACACCACGTTCGAGCACATGCGTGATGCGATCGAGCTGACGGTCTTCGGCGCGCTGCGGATGGTGCAGGCCTTCACCCCGGCGCTGGCCGAGGCCAACGGTTCGGTCGTCAACGTGAACTCCATGGTGGTCCGGCACTCGCAGGCCAAGTACGGCGCCTACAAGATGGCCAAGTCGGCGCTGCTGGCGATGTCGCAGACTCTGGCCACCGAGCTGGGCGAGCAGGGCATTCGCGTCAATTCTGTTCTCCCCGGCTATATCTGGGGCGGCACGCTGGAGTCCTACTTCACCCACCAGGCCGGCAAGTACGGCACCACGGTCGACGAGATCTACAAGGCCACCGCGGCAGCGTCGGATCTGAAGCGCCTGCCCACCGAGGACGAGGTGGCGTCGGCCATCCTGTTCATGGCCAGTGACCTGTCCAGCGGCATCACCGGGCAGACGCTCGACGTCAACTGCGGGGAGCACAAGGCATGA
- a CDS encoding IclR family transcriptional regulator, translated as MSAPSPAPSGRASPPTDRVVGILDFLAGRPGERFGVSELARRVGLSKPTCLGIVTSLAEAGYLVRDPADKTYRLGPSLITLGHKAQESMRVRPAAREQLRRLSSRYGATAALSAVVDDRITLLDLVAPAGVRPGVEVGQSYPFAPPVGLMFVLWDDEAERNWLAMQPTIPLRTDVDRLSRVISSCRADGYLVERQTAGGRRLYSLMAGMPTTLPDELRALLGELVSDIGERVYLRGESTGRGRHDISVISAPVYDHYQRQVMVASMHIGKPLTDHEISERARAVVATADAVTVQLSGAKPSFG; from the coding sequence ATGTCCGCGCCCTCCCCCGCTCCGTCCGGCCGCGCCTCACCGCCGACCGATCGCGTCGTCGGGATCCTGGACTTCCTCGCAGGCCGGCCCGGTGAGCGCTTCGGGGTGTCCGAACTGGCCCGTCGCGTCGGGCTGAGCAAGCCGACGTGTCTCGGCATCGTCACGTCTCTCGCCGAGGCGGGTTACCTGGTGCGCGACCCTGCGGACAAGACGTATCGCCTGGGTCCGTCGCTCATCACCCTCGGCCACAAGGCTCAGGAGTCCATGCGCGTCAGACCCGCCGCGCGCGAGCAGCTGCGCCGGCTGTCGTCGCGCTACGGTGCCACCGCGGCTCTGTCTGCAGTGGTCGACGATCGCATCACGCTGCTGGACCTGGTGGCCCCCGCGGGGGTGCGGCCGGGGGTGGAGGTAGGCCAGAGCTACCCGTTCGCACCGCCGGTCGGCTTGATGTTCGTGCTCTGGGACGACGAGGCCGAGCGCAACTGGTTGGCCATGCAACCCACGATTCCGTTGCGCACCGACGTGGATCGGCTGAGCCGGGTGATCTCCTCGTGCCGGGCCGACGGCTACCTCGTGGAACGCCAGACCGCAGGCGGCAGAAGGCTCTACTCGCTGATGGCCGGCATGCCGACCACTCTGCCCGACGAATTACGGGCTCTGCTGGGCGAATTGGTGTCCGACATCGGTGAGCGGGTGTATCTGCGCGGCGAAAGCACTGGCCGCGGAAGGCATGACATCAGCGTCATCTCGGCTCCGGTGTACGACCATTACCAGCGCCAGGTGATGGTCGCGTCGATGCACATCGGAAAGCCGTTGACCGACCACGAGATCTCCGAGCGGGCGCGCGCCGTGGTGGCCACCGCGGACGCGGTGACCGTCCAGCTCAGTGGGGCCAAGCCGTCGTTCGGCTGA